TTTCCCCCAATTCCCTCTTCTCTCGGTTGCAAAGATGTGTATTTGCATTTGCATCATGGTTCCATATATTAAGATTTAATCGTGGGAACCAAGCAGTAGGAGGAAAACATGTATCATTCTGTTTGTGTATCATCTAGTCTCTAGTTTCCCCCCTTTCCCCATTTTTTGTTTGTGGTGCGGGGAATAATGTCATTTCTGTAAAATATCTTATTGTTTCAAGTGGTTTAGCCATACAGCTATTGTGTACAGTGTACATTCGAGAATCCCAGAGGACTGTCTATATGAAATAGAAATGACTAACAAAATGCATGAAACTGCTACTAGTAAATCATTAAGTAAACGAATTATTAATTTGAATACGAACTTATATTTATACAACGTTAAACAAACACGACAAGACAGTGAAAGGGCATTAATTACCccgtatttttttttgatacatcggaaaacagTTGCCCCGTATTTTGataaatcaatttatttatttttatacagAGGAAAATTAAACAAGCTAAATTTGATAAATCAATTTGAGTAAACTGGGTCATTTTTTTTGACTGGGACATTAATTACCTGTATTCTGATACACAAGATGATGTTatcagttatttttttttttgggacaaATGTTCTCATAACAAAGAGAAAGGGCCAAGCCCTAAAAGATTACAAGGCCGGAGCCCAAATCAAACACCCTACATGCAGAgcctaaaaaataaacaataaaaccTCACCCGCAAGGTGTTGAGTGGAGGAGTGTCTCGGGTTTATGGACCACGGGATTACCCTCAAAGACAGTGAAGAGAGAGCAAAAAACGAAACAGGACGCAGAGGATAATTGATTGTAGGGGACAAAATTAAAAGACTTGGGACCTCAACCACAAGTCTCTGTCCTTTCCAACTTGACTAAACACCATTATGTAGCTTTGAATGCCTCTGCTGCAATCAATAAAAAACCACCTTACCACAAGCTAGCACAGTCAAAGCTAGATCTCTCTTCCACTACCTTCACCAGAGAACAACCATCAAGATCAAGAGGGATGAAGGGCTggatttgggtttaacaccccacccATTAGGCCGCCCCACCTTGGGGGGCGAAATTACCAGAAAACCAGTTGATTAAAAacggtaaatgattacccgACTCTATAAcgggtaatcatttaccgatcgtgtttaaaacatttaaacacgacagtttgggttttgaaacccattatttcaaaacccaaatttCCCTCCCTCAATCGCATCCTCTCTCAAAGCTCGGTTCCACCACTTCAATCATCTCAAAGGTCGGTTCTAATCATCATCAAAGCTCCCACAAAGAcccattccattacattcaaaaggtaagttttgatttcaatgattttcacatttgaagtttgaattaggtcaatggttgaacactagggtagttgattgatgattagaggtaggttttgttgtgttttgttgcCTGAAATTCCATGAAACGAGTACGGGCACGAGTGGGGTGCATTTGGGTCTGTTTCTGGGTTTACTGTAATATCGAAAAATCAATTTCCGATAtgataatggaaaatgattttccgatatggtaatggaaaatgattttccgatatgaCAGTATGACAGTGCAGACttccaaaatttatttccaatattTAACCATGGCATGTATTTAGCTTCCAGGATTACTTTGCtgatttgttgagaattggaaaAGATCAAGATAGATTTGATGTGTTGTGATTaggaaagttgtttattgtttattgtttattggaAAAGATTAAGCGCTCAAATCATATGCTTCATGTGTTGTAATTaggaaagttgtttattgtttttgtttgctTGTGATGATGGTTGCTTGACCTTAACACAgctagaaatttaatttaatcacattcacatgcaaactaacaactaattctctatattttccttttcctatGGTTAGTTGCTAAACGATTGATTGGAAATTTCCTgattaagttaaaaaatgacTCAAATGATATGCTCATATGTGAAAATGCTTTACTTATTATGACAAGtattgttaaatttgtttgttttgcacagatagcgagaatgaagggcgggagGAAGAGGTCACGACATGCTTCTACTAGTGAGGATCCAGCGGATCGACACGagcgcttgcatgcttctacCAGGCGCGGCGACCATATTGCAGCCACTCAGGCggtagaggcttcagctccGTCTCCATCCCCATCTGCTACTCCGGTCGAGGCTCCGTTAGCTACCCCAGCTCCATCTGCTACTCCGGTCGGGGCTCCGTCAGCTACCCCCGCTCCGTCTGCTACTAGGGCTCCGGCTGAGCTGGACCCTGCTCCGTTGTCTCCGATGGCTGAGTTACCTCGTCaggagacatcttcttctgAGCCTAGTGGCGaggagtcttcttcttcttctgagcttagtggtgaggaggaggagcctcttattctgcaggaggagattgatgctgctgatgtTATGCCAGATGTGGTGCCAGAGGGCGGTGCGGATGACGACCTCATCCAGAGGGTGGCACCGTTTCCCGGGGGGCCTGAGGATCTGTCACTTCTTGCGCATTATCCTGACCACAAGGCTCCTTGGACGTGGCAGGCACTTCTTCGCATAGACCCGCGGTACGTGGACCGTCGGACATTGAGGGTGGCCACTGTTGGGGGGAAGGTATGGAACCTCCCCTGTGATGGCGATTCAGAGGCCCACACACATGTGCGACAGCTGCTGCAGCAGACAGGTTTGTATCACCTGCCTTGGTGCGGGTTACCGGAGACAGACCCAGCTGTCGTACTGGCCCTTGttgagagatggcatgaggagacgagtagcttccacatgccgttcggggagatgactatcaccctggacgatgtgtctgctcttctccatcttcccacagggtcgaggttctacactCCGGGCAGAGGGGAGCGAGACGAGGTTGCAGCGCTCTGCGCCCAGCtcctgggaggatctgttgctgCTTATCTGGCTGAGTTTGAGGCGGCGGGTGGCTAGAACATTCGGTTcattactctgaagaccatgtacacgtctgctatggatggtatgtcttaataattactttattaagttgtatttatttttagagtattattaataactgttaacttaattcatttcattgtagggggacgctatgaggatgctgctaggatctggctggtgaaccagcttggtGCCACCCTCTTTGCCAGCAAGAGTGGTGGTTACCACACTACTGTCTACTGGATCGGGATGCTTGAGGACCTCGGTCGCGTGTCGGAGTACGCGTGGGGTGCGATTGCGCTGGCTTCGTTGTACAAACAGCTGAGTCGTGCATCCCGCAGGAAGACAGCGCAGATCGGTGGGTTCACCTCCCTCGTGCTGTCATGGGCGTATGAGTACATATCCAGCAGCGTCATTATCAGGACGGAGGTCCCCGGCTAcacacaggaccagcctagggcgcagcGGTGGTCCACGTCTCGGATCGCGCATTCCGGACTGGATGAGAgacgagtcatgctcgatgagcttacagtggatgatatcacatggaccccttttgaggaccatcgagatgttcgaccgcgggatcccagggccctctattccggctacatccggacaccttacggccggtctgtgagccgacatctaccagagcgggttatgcgccagtttggcttcatacaggacatccctcgacacccctctgagatccagacgacggggtcccttgctgagaccacagatgctgcctatgctgagtttgagccgcacctccgccctcaggggatacctgctacatatccgggagaggcggtggagggttacatgaggtggtatagcagagtgtcacatgtgttcatcatccctgaggataggagggaggagcttagtgccgtggtaagtttggattctaaacttgtatattatttttattcattcaattgtgatttttgttaatgaaattatttttgtatattatttttatgcagtctgccatacgtaggggtgtggagttgttggagcagtccCTGGAGGTGCCAGGTGCTCTTGCTCCAGGGACACAGCCCCGGATCCTCACGGAGAGGGCGCTCGATCTCTTTCGACGGAGTTCCTTCGTTGGTACCCAGGGAGTTGCCTTTTCTGCTATTCGAGGAGCCGCAGCTgcgggaggcagagctcgtggaggcagagctcgtggaggcagaccccgtggaggcggagctcgtggaggcagagctcgtggagagggTGATCCTGGAGAGGGTGTTCGTGGAGGTCGATCTCGTGGACCCAGAGGTCGCAGGGGGCAGGGTCGGGGAGAGtgattttattacacttgttatgtgggatccattattatgtatatgttaggactttttatgttatgttatgactcttgcctcgttttatttacatgtgttatatttttagtcttaatattatgactcttataatgaaaaaaacagaaacaacgacAACATATAAATAATTCAAAGCATGTAGTAATCCATGACAATAAGTTAAACGGTTACACAACCAAATTAAACATAAGCAACACCGAAAACAACAtagcctaaaaggacaacctgtcttttgtgttgacgttccttcaacaagatccggttctctgtagggaatatacgcaccatgcttctcacaccccagaatgacatattcttttcttcccttcgcaccactatcagactttgttgtcaccaaaacaaaattatttgccatagaaatgtcgcgaacccatttcataagatcatctttcaaagggaaacgctgtttcaggataaacaaggcataaggcataaaacaaggcataaacaaagcaaacaaagcatgcaaaaatttgtgcaatgagtacctgatcagtatgatacaaatgagagacatctatagatataatcggaggttcagctagtgatgattgctcctctggattatcattttccaatccagcagcatgtatcaattgtgattcaccaaagaaaaaggactctgtcatccctggaacaaaaacggtaaatcaataaccgaccctataacggtaaatcaaattCCGGTATAATAACGGTAAATCATAATCCGATACATTAACGGCAATTCATTTACCGATTCGATTCACGATTCAGcagcctaaattaccaacttaactaactaaactaactacttaaactaacaactaactacttaaactaactataaataaagtaccaaagctaacaccacttaccagaagttaaaagctttcccttggtggtggtggtggtggtggtggaaatgtggagatggtggtggtggtgggaaggtgaaatgtgagggaggagtggagtaatggtagaataaggtagtttgggcgagtcatggggggctggtggggggttgttggagggaggagtaatggtggaggggttggtggagggaggagtaatggtgaaaaaggtgatcaaactgccagattaccaatcggtaaatgatataccgatatcaatataagaatcggttaatgattgaccgatattgttcttcgtgttctgggtAATGGGATAAAGGTGTTCATACTGAGGATATTTTGACATTTACCGATTGTTATTTTGACATcggcaaatcatttaccgatgggtagttttggaataaaaaaaaaatgctggggcgcgtagcctaaagggtggggtgccaaacccaaatcccgcTGGAAGAGGGAGCACTGAGCAAGTTCCTTAGGTGGTTTGTGCGTGGTGGTTGCTTGCAAGGATGTCTCGATTCAACTGTTGCTGCAGAATCAAAGGCTGGTTCCAAATCCAATCCAGAGGTAAAGATCTCTGTTCTGCCAGGGTTGCAATAAGGTGAGGCGCTCCATTTCCAGCCCTCTTGGTCCAGTTGACGTTCCAAAATTCTTTCCCTGCTCTCATCCCTTTGATGTCCTGGATAATCTGTTCAATTTCCCAGTATTGACCTTCTTCTTTGCATGCCCGAATAAGTTGCAGGTTGTCTGACTCAAAGGTAACTTTTTCCCATCCCATGTTGGAGGCAATACATACCGCTTGTCTTAGAGCTACAGCTTTTGCTGTTAAGGCCGTAGAGGTCACCGATCTGAAAAAGGCTCCGTGTACCATGTGTCCTTGGGAGTCTCTTGCTATTATCCCTGTAGTGGCCTTCTTGGTTGAGGTATGGAAAGTTGAATCAGTATTGCATTTTAGATATCCCTGTTGTGGCTTTCTCCAGCCTGGTTCTTCCCTTGAAATTGTAATTTGGTCAGTTCTATGTTGATTTTTGCAGGAAGACTCAGTGAATTCCTTCGGGCAGGCATTGGCTCTTTCTATCACTATTCTGGGATTTGGAATTGTGCCTTTAAAGGTGCATTCATTCCTTGCCTTCCAGATTCCCCACAATGTGTAGCTCAGCAAGGAGACAGTTTGGTCAAAGAGATCAcctctgtaagacccaagtttttaagcttatg
This portion of the Lotus japonicus ecotype B-129 chromosome 3, LjGifu_v1.2 genome encodes:
- the LOC130745175 gene encoding protein MAINTENANCE OF MERISTEMS-like, yielding MYTSAMDGGRYEDAARIWLVNQLGATLFASKSGGYHTTVYWIGMLEDLGRVSEYAWGAIALASLYKQLSRASRRKTAQIGGFTSLVLSWAYEYISSSVIIRTEVPGYTQDQPRAQRWSTSRIAHSGLDERRVMLDELTVDDITWTPFEDHRDVRPRDPRALYSGYIRTPYGRSVSRHLPERVMRQFGFIQDIPRHPSEIQTTGSLAETTDAAYAEFEPHLRPQGIPATYPGEAVEGYMRWYSRVSHVFIIPEDRREELSAVSAIRRGVELLEQSLEVPGALAPGTQPRILTERALDLFRRSSFVGTQGVAFSAIRGAAAAGGRARGGRARGGRPRGGGARGGRARGEGDPGEGVRGGRSRGPRGRRGQGRGE